A stretch of Fusarium poae strain DAOMC 252244 chromosome 2, whole genome shotgun sequence DNA encodes these proteins:
- a CDS encoding hypothetical protein (BUSCO:14934at5125): MGDIIPQSIPRASRAWAVPGSTNIIPAKFPSASPKPTSSDPQEIATSVVNTFNKALQSKDYPALSQLFTEDGFWRDHLALTWSFRTVQGPDNILSFLKQSSQSKNGFRLAKIGLDTSSAVRKPQSIPIDGKGEVQGVQFFFNLDTVLGTGLGLARLVEVNGQWKIFTFYTRINDLKGHEETVNDHRPRGVEHGGMPGRKNWAQRRAETSEFTKDDPAVLIVGAGQAGLTAAARLKMLGVEALAIDQNERVGDNWRKRYHQLVLHDPVWYDHMPYLQFPPQWPIFTPKDKLAQFFEAYATLLELNIWMKTSLIDTKWDESSKTWTVTVERKKDDGTTEKRTFHPRHIIQATGHSGKKNMPDMKGISDFKGDRLCHSSEFSGAKENSQGKKAIVVGSCNSGHDIAQDFLEKGYDVTMVQRSTTHVVSSKAITDIGLKGVYSEDGPPVDDADLLIHGLPIPVFKALAVETTKKQAECDKDILDGLDRAGFKVDRGPDGAGLLMKYFQRGGGYYIDVGASQLIADGKIKVKHGQEIETVLPHGLRFADGTELEADEIVFATGYQNMRTQSRTMFGDAVADKVNDVWGFNEEGEMRTIWQKSGLPGFWFHGGNLAMCRYYSKLLALQIKGLEAGLYTYDDI; this comes from the exons ATGGGCGATATCATTCCTCAATCTATCCCTCGTGCTTCTCGAGCATGGGCAGTCCCCGGCTCAACCAACATCATCCCAGCCAAATTCCCTTCTGCCTCACCAAAACCCACAAGTTCCGACCCGCAAGAAATTGCCACCAGTGTAGTCAACACGTTCAACAAGGCCCTACAGAGCAAAGACTACCCCGCTTTATCTCAACTCTTCACTGAGGACGGTTTCTGGCGCGATCATCTTGCGCTCACTTGGTCCTTCAGAACAGTCCAAGGACCAGACAATATTTTGTCATTTTTGAAGCAATCTTCTCAATCAAAGAACGGTTTCCGTTTGGCCAAGATCGGTCTCGATACCAGCTCCGCAGTGCGAAAGCCTCAATCCATCCCCATTGATGGCAAGGGTGAAGTACAAGGTGTTcaattcttcttcaacctTGATACTGTTTTAGGTACGGGACTGGGTCTTGCACGATTGGTAGAGGTCAATGGCCAGTGGAAGATTTTCACCTTTTACACACGCATCAATGACCTTAAAGGCCATGAAGAAACTGTCAATGACCACCGACCTCGTGGCGTTGAGCATGGTGGTATGCCTGGACGAAAGAACTGGGCCCAGCGAAGAGCTGAAACCTCTGAGTTCACTAAAGATGATCCAGCTGTTCTAATCGTTG GTGCTGGCCAGGCTGGTCTCACAGCTGCTGCACGACTCAAGATGCTTGGCGTAGAAGCCCTGGCCATTGACCAGAACGAACGTGTAGGTGATAATTGGCGAAAGAGATATCACCAACTCGTCCTTCACGatcctgtctggtatgaccACATGCCTTACCTCCAATTCCCACCTCAATGGCCCATCTTCACGCCAAAGGACAAACTGGCTCAGTTCTTCGAGGCATATGCCACCCTGCTTGAGCTCAACATCTGGATGAAGACATCTCTTATCGACACCAAGTGGGATGAGTCCTCCAAGACATGGACTGTCACTGTTGAGAGAAAGAAGGATGATGGTACGACTGAGAAGCGAACATTCCACCCTCGTCATATCATCCAGGCTACTGGTCACtctggaaagaagaacaTGCCTGATATGAAGGGTATCTCCGACTTCAAGGGCGATCGTCTTTGCCATTCCTCCGAGTTTTCTGGTGCCAAGGAGAACAGTCAGGGTAAGAAGGCCATCGTCGTAGGCTCTTGCAATTCAGGACACGACATTGCCCAGGATTTCCTTGAGAAGGGCTACGATGTAACAATGGTTCAACGGTCCACCACCCACGTTGTTTCCTCCAAGGCAATCACCGACATTGGCCTCAAGGGTGTCTACAGCGAAGATGGACCTCCTGTCGACGATGCGGATCTCCTCATTCACGGACTCCCCATCCCAGTCTTCAAGGCACTTGCTGTTGAAACCACCAAGAAGCAAGCCGAGTGTGACAAGGACATCTTGGACGGCCTCGACCGCGCCGGCTTCAAGGTTGACCGTGGTCCGGACGGTGCAGGTCTCTTGATGAAGTACTTCCAGCGTGGAGGAGGTTACTACATCGATGTCGGCGCATCTCAGCTCATCGCCGACGGTAAGATCAAGGTGAAGCACGGACAGGAAATCGAGACTGTCCTTCCCCACGGTCTTCGATTTGCGGATGGCACAGAGCTTGAGGCTGATGAGATTGTATTCGCAACGGGATACCAGAACATGCGAACACAGTCGAGGACCATGTTTGGCGATGCTGTTGCGGATAAGGTGAATGACGTCTGGGGTTTCAACGAGGAGGGTGAGATGAGAACTATCTGGCAGAAGAGTGGCCTTCCTGGATTTTGGTTCCATGGTGGCAACTTGGCTATGTGTCGGTATTACTCCAAGCTTTTGGCTTTACAGATTAAGGGCTTGGAGGCAGGATTGTATACTTATGATGATATTTGA
- a CDS encoding hypothetical protein (SECRETED:SignalP(1-21)), whose product MSTKCFLQSVALLAIAGTSHAAPFVSEAQTTVSSSGIAAPIRPYSDVTSHGPYTGTPTTTGAVSTTVLASAVPERPPPPGSYDYPADGKLHAPQPAPYTPDGGVGTNGSAPVYRVQSDFDYQSLALALYQEWIELDLFRWGLATFSKEEWDSYGIGAEDRFLIEYMAEQEIGHATVISNMLGPEAPKQCTYNYPVSNVPEFIDFNQKLTRWGESGVYGFLPHLNSGPAAQLLLQSITIEARQQLIFRQFGGNFPMPEWHTPGIPQSWAWTLLAPYISSCPADQTRLVWQNFPSLNILNQPNPARINGSNVWNETTGGYANTLSTADVKDDELCVNATDKTLDCPAAISNNRSIPLSYPGRQVFLNWDAPGQAVGPNNSYITSTNVKAPKFAAWVSQLNVTYSPLQNVSLEDRTAYTIQPNVSTWQGDPAINSTMFLALTDTDLYVTPYNLTMINPHVAALAVYQAG is encoded by the coding sequence ATGTCGACAAAATGCTTCCTGCAAAGCGTAGCTCTGCTCGCTATCGCAGGCACTTCCCATGCTGCTCCTTTCGTCTCAGAGGCACAGACAACTGTCTCTTCATCTGGAATCGCAGCACCCATCAGACCTTATAGCGATGTGACTTCTCACGGCCCATACACCGGAACACCCACTACCACTGGTGCCGTGTCAACTACCGTTCTAGCATCCGCTGTTCCTGAGAGACCACCTCCTCCAGGATCTTACGACTACCCTGCCGATGGCAAGCTTCACGCTCCTCAGCCTGCCCCCTACACTCCTGATGGAGGTGTTGGTACCAATGGTTCTGCACCCGTCTACCGTGTGCAGAGCGACTTTGACTACCAGTCTCTTGCGCTTGCGCTCTACCAAGAGTGGATCGAGCTTGATCTCTTCCGCTGGGGTCTAGCTACTTTCTCCAAAGAGGAATGGGATTCCTACGGCATCGGAGCTGAGGATAGATTCTTGATCGAGTACATGGCTGAGCAGGAGATTGGCCATGCTACTGTCATCAGCAACATGCTAGGCCCCGAGGCCCCCAAGCAGTGCACCTACAACTACCCCGTCTCCAATGTCCCCGAGTTCATCGATTTCAACCAGAAGCTCACTCGCTGGGGTGAATCTGGTGTCTACGGCTTCCTGCCCCATCTCAATTCTGGCCCTGCGGCTCAGTTGCTACTTCAGAGTATCACCATTGAGGCGCGTCAGCAGTTGATCTTTCGACAGTTTGGCGGCAACTTCCCCATGCCTGAGTGGCACACACCTGGTATTCCCCAGAGCTGGGCTTGGACTCTTCTTGCTCCTTACATCTCCAGCTGCCCCGCCGATCAGACTCGCCTTGTTTGGCAGAACTTCCCATCTTTGAATATCCTCAACCAGCCCAACCCTGCTCGTATCAACGGCTCTAACGTCTGGAACGAGACCACTGGTGGTTACGCCAACACTTTGTCGACTGCAGACGTCAAGGATGATGAACTCTGTGTTAACGCTACCGACAAGACGCTTGATTGTCCTGCTGCCATCAGCAACAACCGCAGCATCCCACTCTCCTACCCTGGCCGCCAGGTTTTCCTGAACTGGGACGCTCCAGGTCAAGCTGTCGGTCCCAACAACAGTTACATCACTTCAACCAACGTCAAGGCTCCCAAGTTCGCCGCTTGGGTTTCTCAACTCAATGTGACTTACTCGCCCCTTCAGAACGTCAGCCTCGAGGACCGAACTGCGTACACTATTCAACCCAACGTTTCCACATGGCAGGGTGACCCCGCTATCAACAGCACCATGTTCCTTGCTCTGACCGATACTGATCTTTACGTTACGCCTTACAACCTCACTATGATCAACCCTCATGTTGCCGCTCTCGCTGTATACCAGGCTGGTTAA
- a CDS encoding hypothetical protein (CAZy:GH5_22~CAZy:GH5_46~CAZy:GH5~CAZy:GH5_37~CAZy:GH5_36~CAZy:GH5_50~CAZy:GH5_9~CAZy:GH5_14~CAZy:GH5_25~CAZy:GH5_39~CAZy:GH5_38~CAZy:GH5_49): MVAAADNSSSYEGVSNGHSQRSTCKMLHTEGSKIVDSSGNQVILKGTAIGGMLNMENFITGYSGHEFQHREQMAEVLGEEKANFFFDRLCHHFFTDSDAAYFASLGLNCIRIPFNYRHFINDMDPDNLKQSGFDWLDRCVEICAKQNLYAVLDLHAVPGGQNQDWHSDSGLSRAAFWDFKDHQDRAIQLWKALATHYKGNPVIAGYNLLNEPADESKTSSGHYGDRLIKWYERAEKEVRAIDPDHMIFVDGNTYAMDFRAFPEKPLPNTVYACHDYSFLGFPIGEQYEGTEEQNSKLRSSFERKVEFMREKNVPIWNGEFGPVYQNEHKEGQEGVKTNNKRFNLLQEQLAIYRETEVSWSIWLYKDIGYQGMVYLDPESPYMRLIAPFVAKKQRLGLDFWGVVNKDGVKHLYEPFIQGLKDEVLEKYRDTKYPKIWTFERQFERVIRECLMSEYVGWELAELFRDKSKDELEELVSSFSFEKCIKRDRLVGILSHDSKLSSGKQ, encoded by the coding sequence ATGGTCGCAGCAGCAGACAATTCCAGCTCCTACGAGGGCGTTTCAAATGGCCACTCTCAGAGATCAACTTGCAAAATGCTACACACAGAGGGTAGCAAGATTGTTGACTCGTCGGGAAACCAAGTCATCCTCAAGGGTACGGCCATTGGTGGTATGCTCAACATGGAGAACTTTATCACTGGCTATTCTGGCCACGAATTCCAACACAGAGAACAAATGGCAGAGGTTCTAGGCGAAGAGAAGGCCAACTTTTTCTTCGACAGACTCTGTCACCACTTCTTCACAGACTCTGATGCTGCCTACTTTGCATCGCTAGGGCTCAACTGCATCCGCATTCCCTTTAACTACCGTCACTTCATCAATGATATGGATCCCGACAATCTGAAGCAATCCGGTTTTGATTGGCTTGATCGATGTGTAGAGATTTGTGCCAAGCAGAACCTTTACGCCGTCCTGGATCTACACGCTGTTCCTGGAGGTCAGAACCAAGATTGGCACAGCGACTCTGGCCTTTCTAGAGCAGCTTTCTGGGACTTCAAGGACCACCAAGACCGGGCCATCCAACTTTGGAAGGCCTTGGCCACTCACTACAAGGGCAACCCTGTCATTGCTGGTTACAACCTCCTCAACGAACCTGCCGACGAGTCCAAAACATCTTCAGGCCATTATGGCGACAGATTGATCAAGTGGTACGAGAGAGCTGAGAAAGAGGTTCGAGCTATTGACCCTGACCACATGATCTTTGTCGATGGAAACACATACGCCATGGACTTCCGGGCTTTCCCAGAGAAGCCACTACCTAATACTGTCTATGCCTGCCACGACTATAGTTTCCTCGGCTTCCCCATTGGCGAGCAATATGAAGGTACTGAGGAGCAAAATTCCAAATTGCGCAGCAGCTTTGAGCGCAAGGTCGAGTTCATGAGAGAGAAGAACGTCCCTATCTGGAACGGCGAGTTTGGACCAGTTTATCAGAATGAGCACAAGGAGGGCCAAGAAGGTGTCAAGACCAACAACAAGCGCTTCAACCTACTACAAGAGCAGCTTGCGATTTACAGAGAGACAGAAGTCAGCTGGTCGATTTGGCTTTACAAGGATATCGGCTACCAAGGCATGGTTTACCTTGATCCAGAATCACCTTACATGCGTCTCATTGCTCCCTTCGTCGCCAAGAAGCAACGTCTCGGCCTCGACTTCTGGGGTGTGGTTAACAAGGACGGCGTCAAGCACCTATACGAGCCCTTCATCCAAGGACTTAAGGACGAAGTGTTGGAGAAGTACAGGGATACCAAGTACCCCAAGATCTGGACATTTGAGCGACAGTTTGAGCGTGTCATTAGGGAGTGCTTGATGAGCGAGTATGTTGGATGGGAGCTTGCAGAACTATTCAGGGATAAGAGCAAGGATGAGTTGGAAGAGCTTGTAAGCAGTTTCTCATTTGAGAAGTGCATTAAGCGAGATAGACTGGTCGGCATTCTGAGTCACGACTCAAAATTATCTTCGGGGAAGCAATAG
- a CDS encoding hypothetical protein (TransMembrane:12 (i55-71o106-126i135-154o160-179i186-206o226-244i312-337o349-369i376-398o404-429i441-463o475-494i)), whose amino-acid sequence MEPSNKQSTIKSDLELQAKVSGTEYVDEKSHAVNADRQAEHDLTLKQCFKQHPKVILWCFYWSIAAIGWGFDAQINGAMISVASFRRDFGYVQNGEAILPADWQTAFNTISSVGGFFGGFICSWICDKVGRKNSLIMALLLATGGTIGECMSHNNVSFLMSKLILGFALGFFLTLAPLATSEISPVVLRGIATAGVNLGIAIGQLVSNGVIKAFGERTDHWAWRGAFATQGIFIILLAAGLPFAPETPWYLVRKGKIEEARKSIISLYGSAVDVDAKLATIQDTIAEEQAMSAEAPSWAQCFKGTNLVRTTISMGVFICQHFVGIIFVLGYSTYFFQLAGLEDSRSFDLGVGVTACGVLGNVCSWFVVNSFGRRKIFLSGMGALTVLLFLIGIMDVVPTSAAKWVQAACTVIYAYVYFATVGAMAFAVLGETASLALKAKTMALATATQSVMGVAMNFAIPYMVNPDEGNLKGKVGFIFGGLGLIGFIWSWVYVPELKGRRYDEIDHMFHIKVSPRKMGEYKM is encoded by the exons ATGGAGCCTTCAAATAAGCAGTCCACCATTAAATCAGACCTTGAACTCCAGGCCAAGGTCTCCGGAACAGAATATGTCGACGAAAAGTCGCATGCTGTCAACGCAGATCGCCAAGCTGAGCATGATCTCACTCTAAAGCAATGTTTCAAGCAGCACCCCAAAGTGATTCTCTGGTGCTTCTACTGGTCAATTGCTGCTATCGGATG GGGTTTCGATGCCCAGATCAACGGCGCAATGATCTCTGTCGCCTCCTTCCGACGTGACTTCGG ATATGTCCAAAACGGTGAAGCCATTCTCCCTGCCGACTGGCAAACAgccttcaacaccatcagctCCGTCGGAGGCTTCTTCGGCGGTTTCATCTGCTCCTGGATTTGTGATAAAGTCGGCCGAAAGAATTCCCTTATCATGGCTCTCCTGTTAGCTACTGGTGGTACCATCGGAGAGTGCATGTCGCACAACAACGTTTCTTTCCTCATGTCCAAACTGATCCTTGGTTTCGCACTGGGCTTCTTCCTTACTCTTGCACCGCTTGCAACTTCCGAGATCTCGCCTGTCGTGCTTCGTGGTATCGCGACGGCAGGCGTCAACCTTGGTATTGCGATTGGTCAGTTGGTTTCCAATGGTGTTATCAAGGCTTTCGGCGAGAGGACTGACCATTGGGCTTGGCGAGGTGCCTTTGCTACTCAGGGTATCTTTATTATCCTTTTGGCTGCTGGTCTTCCTTTTGCTCCCGAGACACCATGGTATCTGGTTCGAAAGGGCAAGATTGAAGAGGCCAGGAAGTCCATCATCTCTCTCTACGGTTCAGCAGTCGATGTCGACGCTAAGCTTGCTACCATCCAGGACACCATTGCCGAAGAGCAAGCCATGTCAGCTGAGGCACCGTCATGGGCACAATGCTTCAAGGGAACTAACCTTGTCCGGACCACCATTAGCATGGGCGTTTTCATCTGCCAACACTTTGTGGGCATCATTTTCGTCCTGGGTTACTCGACTTATTTCTTCCAACTTGCCGGCCTCGAGGACTCTCGCAGTTTCGATCTCGGTGTTGGAGTCACGGCATGTGGTGTCCTTGGAAACGTTTGCAGTTGGTTCGTCGTTAATTCTTTCGGTCGACGCAAGATCTTCCTATCTGGTATGGGTGCTCTCACAGTACTCTTGTTCCTCATTGGAATCATGGATGTTGTCCCCACCTCTGCTGCCAAATGGGTTCAAGCTGCCTGCACTGTCATCTATGCCTACGTCTACTTTGCCACCGTCGGAGCTATGGCTTTTGCTGTCCTGGGCGAGACAGCCTCCTTGGCTTTGAAGGCCAAGACTATGGCGTTGGCTACCGCTACACAGTCTGTTATGGGCGTCGCTATGAACTTTGCTATTCCTTATATGGTCAATCCTGATGAGGGTAATCTCAAGGGAAAGGTTGGCTTCATTTTCGGTGGACTAGGACTCATTGGCTTTATTTGGAGTTGGGTCTATGTTCCTGAGCTTAAGGGCCGACGGTATGACGAGATTGACCACATGTTCCATATCAAGGTCAGCCCTCGTAAGATGGGAGAGTACAAGATGTGA
- a CDS encoding hypothetical protein (SECRETED:SignalP(1-18)) yields MRLLKSLVIGLLIERGLGQTDAPSADEDAVATVADPPTETGGADIPVPEPSAPSDGGGGDNGSGDEPTADPIPDPEPSSGDGARAPAEESAPVDPPTEPSEPSDDEQPSATDDPEPTDADTEPSPTDAEPTDADVEPSPTDGPEPTDTNGEEPIATNSDPDIVPSDALNSASEEATPGPTETGQDDPVSTPEASDPPPALLPTVTPGDSMTEIPDEPTADSGSEEQPSNTRAELIGPTLTGGDDEPSATDAEPTSAASDVTDDDDDDNSGTDSPLTSPSVPLKTDSDQNQPETPSETGNDSPTETDSDEPSAAGGDNDSPETTDLADEPQKTQDTDSDPDTISTGSDDKPPKASAPAATGKDGFTTVTGSKPAPTEEAYEVPVDLEEDTKLGDYAEFKEASDGEQVVLLKPPPNGKANCEIAPTGGEVDKIPAGEYIRVLLSVKVDRIGTVNSKDGKTGSRLKMLVDENTVYDKELISKGDGDDSQDIESDPFESAKNQKIRMIQECGEEPVELTIENANIRVASSDKSGGGGGGGGGKGDGGSGSGSGSDGKDGDDESGSGGGSGGDSGSGSGSDSGSGSGSGDKGSGGGDGGSGSDSGSGSDSGSGSGTGDAVSPSATTVGEGQTNVAGKTQTVRELLMYTLPLLAAFLG; encoded by the exons ATGCGTTTATTGAAGAGCCTTGTCATAGGTCTCCTCATCGAGAGAGGTCTAGGCCAAACCGATGCGCCTTCGGCAGACGAAGATGCTGTAGCTACTGTAGCAGACCCTCCTACCGAAACGGGAGGGGCAGATATCCCTGTTCCTGAGCCATCGGCACCGTCAGATGGAG GCGGTGGAGATAACGGTAGTGGGGATGAACCAACAGCCGATCCCATTCCTGACCCGGAGCCCTCCTCCGGTGACGGCGCCCGAGCCCCAGCCGAAGAATCCGCTCCGGTCGACCCTCCAACGGAGCCCTCAGAACCTTCCGATGATGAACAGCCCAGTGCCACCGATGACCCTGAACCTACAGATGCCGATACCGAGCCATCTCCCACAGATGCAGAGCCCACAGATGCCGACGTCGAACCGTCTCCCACAGACGGCCCAGAACCTACAGATACAAATGGTGAGGAACCTATCGCAACCAACAGTGACCCCGATATTGTTCCAAGTGATGCTCTGAACTCCGCGTCGGAAGAGGCTACACCCGGACCAACAGAAACTGGCCAAGATGACCCAGTATCTACTCCCGAGGCCTCTGATCCGCCACCGGCTCTTTTGCCCACCGTGACACCTGGTGATTCAATGACTGAGATTCCAGATGAGCCCACAGCTGACTCAGGATCAGAAGAGCAACCATCAAATACCAGAGCCGAACTTATAGGACCAACTCTGACTGGAGGCGATGACGAACCAAGCGCTACCGATGCAGAGCCTACAAGCGCTGCTTCAGATGTCAcggatgacgacgatgacgataaTTCAGGTACGGACAGCCCGTTAACGTCGCCCTCTGTACCTTTAAAAACGGATAGCGATCAAAACCAACCTGAGACCCCCTCTGAGACTGGCAATGACTCCCCTACCGAGACCGATAGTGATGAGCCATCTGCGGCTGGTGGTGATAATGATAGCCCCGAGACGACAGACCTTGCAGATGAGCCCCAAAAGACGCAGGATACAGACTCTGACCCAGATACCATCTCAACAGGATCCGACGATAAACCCCCCAAGGCGTCTGCCCCTGCTGCCACTGGTAAAGACGGCTTCACCACGGTTACCGGGTCGAAACCAGCCCCAACAGAAGAGGCATACGAGGTTCCCGTTGATTTGGAAGAAGACACCAAGCTTGGTGACTATGCCGAGTTCAAGGAAGCTTCTGATGGTGAACAAGTCGT ACTTCTCAAACCCCCACCAAACGGCAAAGCAAACTGCGAGATCGCGCCTACTGGCGGCGAGGTTGACAAGATTCCTGCCGGTGAATACATCCGCGTTCTTCTTTCCGTCAAAGTAGACAGAATCGGTACTGTCAACTCGAAGGATGGTAAGACTGGATCTCGCCTCAAGATGTTGGTCGATGAGAACACTGTCTACGATAAAGAGCTTATTTCCAAGGGTGATGGCGACGATTCGCAGGATATCGAAAGTGATCCCTTCGAGTCAGCCAAGAACCAGAAGATTCGTATGATTCAAGAGTGTGGAGAGGAGCCAGTTGAACTTACAATTGAAAATGCGAATATCAGGGTTGCTAGCAGTGACAAGAGTGgaggaggcggaggaggaggaggaggaaaggGCGATGGTGGTAGCGGCTCTGGTTCTGGGTCTGATGGCAAAGATGGGGATGATGAGTCTGGTAGCGGTGGGGGCTCAGGTGGCGATAGTGGAAGCGGCAGTGGCAGCGACTCTGGAAGTGGTTCAGGCAGCGGAGACAAGGGTAGTGGTGGTGGAGATGGTGGAAGTGGTTCCgactctggctctggctctgaTTCAGGGTCGGGATCCGGAACTGGGGACGCAGTATCACCATCAGCGACCACCGTCGGTGAGGGTCAGACCAACGTTGCTGGAAAGACTCAAACCGTACGTGAGTTACTGATGTATACTCTACCACTCCTCGCAGCTTTCCTGGGATAA
- a CDS encoding hypothetical protein (SECRETED:SignalP(1-18)~CAZy:GH47), producing MLLTSLFYSLALPLVVSASQKNLKSDRNLRYPEQRGRDYDYTGFEPDQNKRADEIIEMFRFAWNGYYTHAFPHDSLRPKYSNYTDDRNGWGVTAVDGLDTAILMEQTDIVDTILDFIPTINFTKTNTPEPSSVSLFETNIRYLGGLLGAYDLLKGPFNHLKIEEKKIDSLLAQATTLADTLKFAFDTPTGIPMNDIFIENRTSSDSSLTEDGMRTTSLAVMGSLVLEWQHLSDLTGDPQYGELANRAEEYWLSPSSEVWPGLTGGNFSIETGEILDNYGGWTSGNDSAYEYLIKMFVYDPERFGHYGERFTKAADSTIKHLISHPSSRPDLTMVTTFAGKEQVNYTEFLACFIGGSFILGSSAMDRPDWLDYGLSFSEYCANGYRYTASGIGPTLYSWDTDLLSQPENSNQTELYSRAGFFIPDGLFAGGQAPEAVESWYYAYQHTKSQYWRDVAWAYTLAQNRTMRVGDGFASVNNVLSPSGDGPRGGIMASFMLAETLKYQWLIQTESKGEWDVLGGDDGTNLFVYNTEAHPLKVAARRPV from the coding sequence ATGCTGTTGACTTCTTTGTTTTATAGCCTAGCGCTACCACTCGTTGTATCTGCCTCTCAGAAAAACTTAAAATCTGATAGAAACCTTCGCTACCCGGAACAACGTGGACGTGACTATGACTACACCGGCTTTGAACCAGATCAGAATAAGCGCGCAGATGAGATTATTGAGATGTTCCGCTTTGCATGGAACGGCTACTATACACATGCCTTTCCCCATGACTCTCTGCGACCCAAGTACAGCAACTACACAGACGACCGCAATGGGTGGGGTGTCACAGCTGTTGACGGTCTCGACACTGCCATTCTAATGGAGCAAACTGATATCGTTGATACAATTCTTGATTTCATTCCCACTATCAATTTCACCAAGACAAATACCCCGGAGCCTAGTTCTGTCAGCCTTTTTGAAACCAATATCCGCTATCTTGGTGGTTTGCTCGGTGCATACGATTTGCTAAAGGGGCCGTTCAACCATCTCAAgattgaagagaagaagatcgatTCACTGCTTGCGCAAGCTACAACGCTGGCCGATACTCTCAAGTTTGCCTTTGATACGCCTACTGGAATTCCCATGAACGACATTTTTATTGAGAACAGGACTTCCAGCGATAGCAGTCTGACCGAAGATGGAATGCGAACCACAAGCTTAGCTGTCATGGGttctcttgttcttgagTGGCAACATCTCTCTGATCTGACTGGAGACCCTCAATATGGAGAACTTGCCAATCGCGCTGAAGAGTACTGGCTCTCGCCATCTTCAGAAGTGTGGCCTGGACTCACAGGTGGAAACTTCAGCATCGAGACGGGAGAGATTCTGGATAATTACGGCGGATGGACATCCGGGAATGATTCGGCTTATGAGTATCTTATCAAGATGTTTGTCTACGATCCCGAACGTTTTGGTCACTACGGAGAACGATTTACCAAAGCTGCTGACTCAACCATCAAACATCTGATCTCGCATCCCTCTTCACGACCAGACTTGACAATGGTGACGACATTCGCAGGCAAAGAACAGGTCAATTACACTGAATTCCTCGCATGCTTCATTGGAGGTTCATTCATTTTGGGAAGCTCAGCCATGGATCGCCCTGACTGGCTAGACTATGGCCTCTCGTTCAGCGAGTATTGCGCTAACGGCTACCGATACACCGCATCAGGCATTGGCCCGACACTGTACAGTTGGGACACAGATCTCTTGTCGCAACCTGAGAATAGCAACCAAACAGAGTTGTATTCACGCGCAGGCTTTTTTATTCCTGATGGTCTTTTCGCAGGTGGCCAAGCCCCAGAGGCGGTGGAGAGTTGGTACTACGCCTACCAGCATACCAAGTCTCAGTACTGGCGCGACGTAGCTTGGGCATACACTCTAGCCCAGAACAGGACCATGCGTGTCGGTGATGGATTTGCGAGCGTGAATAACGTGCTCTCTCCGTCTGGCGACGGACCTCGAGGGGGCATCATGGCTAGCTTCATGCTTGCTGAGACACTCAAGTACCAATGGTTGATCCAGACAGAAAGCAAGGGCGAATGGGACGTTTTGGGTGGAGATGACGGAACTAACTTGTTTGTTTACAACACTGAGGCTCATCCGCTAAAGGTTGCTGCCCGGAGGCCTGTTTAA